A DNA window from Drosophila suzukii unplaced genomic scaffold, CBGP_Dsuzu_IsoJpt1.0 scf_8, whole genome shotgun sequence contains the following coding sequences:
- the LOC139355088 gene encoding uncharacterized protein codes for MSDHEADDSALAGFITLQKERLQSLTRLQQNYKKDAASRKTESYFMKRLQQIESLNAAFETTHQVIICTEGYVKTDYHAKKIAVSFEDLYMETYCLVAEGQRIKFPVTPSSASAPTAVSTVADARVHMPQLPVPKFSENCVDWPGYYDAFTRLIHQNERLDNIQRFHFLKESLPAGRDCDIRQIPLTAANYTVAWDTLIQRYNNPLVVFSNHRNMLYQLPSLSKEKPDDIRSMISAVNVCAVAFNTINASLQNGDHWLAHYLTAKLPKETHSAWEHNLGSQTHIPSYKDLEQFLNNRLITLDAIENRICSGTNQSGSSLDHHPTKRISVHNIHAQPSPPVLRCPHCNGNHILCRCQQFLSLDCYQRKEVVSKSNLCLNCLSKSHMLARCSSVKNCYHCGQRHHSLLHPAAAPSITQAPQPYSPTVSSSQPHIASIMNNDTSPVSPFANPNLQCYSSLASHATRQNILLATARIIVCHPQSRAQATITALIDQGSEATIISEHTVQALQLPRCRIRASIAGVGQTTGQRCNFTARCCIRTSLNPTFNLDVDSAYVMNSLTSHLPNQSFSPQNWKHINGLQLSDPLYYRSKRIDLIIGADLMAGLILPVTRIGNPYEPIAQNSHLGPTLQNDLPAVLLNWRQYRHVFTADIQRMYRCIDVHPDNT; via the exons ATGTCTGACCACGAAGCAGATGATTCGGCCTTAGCAGGTTTTATTACACTTCAAAAGGAGCGTCTTCAAAGTCTAACACGTCTGCAGCAGAACTATAAGAAGGATGCCGCGTCTCGAAAAACCGAAAGCTATTTCATGAAGCGCCTGCAGCAGATCGAGAGTTTAAACGCGGCTTTTGAGACCACCCATCAAGTAATCATCTGCACCGAGGGATATGTCAAAACGGACTATCACGCCAAGAAGATCGCCGTCAGTTTCGAGGATCTGTACATGGAAACCTATTGCCTTGTAGCTGAAGGCCAACGAATAAAGTTCCCAGTGACGCCGTCCTCAGCCTCGGCACCCACCGCCGTGTCGACGGTTGCCGACGCACGTGTCCACATGCCACAACTGCCAGTGCCCAAGTTTAGCGAAAACTGTGTGGACTGGCCTGGATATTATGACGCCTTCACTCGGTTAATTCATCAAAATGAGCGGCTGGACAATATTCAACGGTTTCATTTCCTCAAGGAATCTCTGCCAGCTGGTCGAGATTGCGATATTCGTCAAATTCCTTTGACGGCCGCTAACTATACGGTAGCATGGGACACACTAATTCAGCGCTATAACAATCCACTCGTGGTCTTCTCCAATCACAGGAACATGTTGTACCAGTTGCCAAGCCTAAGCAAGGAGAAGCCCGATGATATTCGATCTATGATCAGTGCAGTCAACGTCTGCGCAGTCGCCTTTAACACCATCAACGCGTCGTTGCAGAACGGGGATCACTGGCTCGCCCATTATTTGACTGCAAAATTACCGAAAGAGACGCACTCCGCCTGGGAACATAATCTCGGCAGTCAAACCCACATTCCCTCGTACAAGGATCTCGAACAGTTTCTCAACAACCGGTTAATCACCCTGGACGCCATTGAAAATAGAATCTGTTCGGGCACCAACCAATCTGGATCATCACTGGATCATCACCCCACAAAACGTATCTCGGTTCATAACATCCACGCGCAACCAAGCCCCCCTGTGCTTCGTTGCCCACACTGCAATGGTAATCATATCCTTTGTCGATGTCAGCAATTCCTTAGCTTGGATTGCTACCAACGTAAGGAGGTCGTGAGTAAGTCAAATCTATGCCTCAACTGCCTGAGCAAATCGCACATGCTGGCCCGCTGTTCAAGTGTAAAGAATTGCTACCACTGTGGACAACGCCACCATTCTTTACTTCATCCGGCCGCGGCGCCAAGCATCACTCAAGCCCCCCAACCTTACTCGCCGACCGTATCATCCAGTCAACCACATATCGCTTCGATTATGAACAACGACACCTCACCAGTTAGCCCTTTTGCTAATCCAAACCTCCAATGTTATTCTTCCTTAGCCTCCCATGCAACGCGACAGAATATCTTGCTAGCTACCGCACGGATTATTGTCTGCCACCCCCAGAGCCGCGCTCAAGCAACAATAACTGCCCTCATCGATCAGGGGTCGGAAGCTACAATAATCTCAGAGCATACCGTCCAAGCTCTCCAGCTTCCACGATGCAGAATCCGCGCTTCGATCGCCGGCGTCGGCCAAACTACTGGTCAACGGTGCAACTTTACGGCAAGATGCTGCATCCGAACGTCGCTAAACCCAACGTTCAATCTAGATGTCGACTCTGCGTACGTTATGAACTCGCTGACCTCACATCTACCAAACCAATCGTTTTCGCCTCAAAACTGGAAACACATCAACGGACTCCAGCTCTCGGATCCTTTATACTATCGCTCGAAACGCATAGATCTCATCATCGGAGCCGACCTCATGGCGGGTCTTATCCTTCCGGTAACCCGAATCGGAAATCCATACGAACCTATTGCACAAAATTCTCACTTAG GACCCACTCTCCAAAATGATCTCCCTGCAGTGTTGCTGAATTGGAGACAGTACCGGCATGTTTTCACCGCCGACATCCAGCGCATGTACCGCTGCATCGACGTACATCCGGACAACACGTAG